Proteins encoded by one window of Blautia luti:
- a CDS encoding histidine phosphatase family protein, whose product MKLLIVRHGDPDYTIDSLTEKGWREARYLAQKLSKLEIKDFYVSPLGRAKDTASCTLKKMNRTATECDWLKEFDVFINRPDVTDRKIIPWDWLPQDWTMDERFYQYDHWFENERIQDSDVKEYYDHVTGKFDEVLAKHGYVREGHYYRVEKENEDTLVFFCHFGLECVLVSHLLSVSPMVLWHGACAAPSSVTTFHTEERRQGIASFRMSSFGDISHLYANDEPPAFAARFCETYSNDKQRHD is encoded by the coding sequence ATGAAATTACTGATCGTACGTCACGGAGATCCGGATTATACCATTGATTCACTGACAGAAAAAGGCTGGAGAGAGGCCAGGTATCTCGCACAGAAACTGTCGAAGCTGGAGATAAAAGATTTCTATGTTTCTCCTCTGGGAAGAGCAAAAGATACAGCCTCCTGCACCCTGAAAAAAATGAACCGCACAGCCACAGAATGTGACTGGCTGAAAGAATTTGACGTATTTATCAACCGGCCGGATGTGACAGACCGTAAGATCATTCCATGGGACTGGCTTCCCCAGGACTGGACAATGGACGAGAGATTCTATCAGTATGACCACTGGTTTGAGAACGAAAGAATACAGGATTCTGATGTAAAAGAGTATTATGATCATGTAACAGGGAAGTTTGATGAAGTCCTGGCTAAACATGGATATGTACGGGAAGGACACTATTACAGGGTGGAGAAAGAAAACGAAGATACACTGGTATTTTTCTGCCATTTCGGTCTGGAATGTGTGCTGGTCAGCCACCTTCTCAGTGTTTCACCTATGGTATTGTGGCATGGAGCATGTGCGGCACCAAGTTCTGTGACGACCTTTCATACAGAAGAGAGAAGACAGGGGATCGCCAGCTTCCGTATGAGTTCTTTCGGAGATATTTCACATCTGTATGCCAACGATGAACCGCCGGCATTTGCTGCCAGATTCTGTGAAACATACAGCAATGATAAACAGCGTCATGATTGA
- a CDS encoding MurR/RpiR family transcriptional regulator has product MTSARHNIIPLIESYYHTFTPLERTIGDFFIHNTEEQDFSSRTIASQLFVSEASLSRFAQKCGFHGYREFIYEYKQILKPDEEETVSDFDIQEFNTYQELLNKSNALLDNSQITRIVNLLVSMPRVYVYGRGSSGLVAQEMQLRFMRIGLNIEAVTDSHVMKMNSVILGKDCLVIAISVSGETAEIISSLRAAKKQGACTILMTARQDKGYQEFCDETLIFASKEHLERGNIISPQFPILLMLDVLYSRYLQIDRQKKEALHEYTIQSLLQS; this is encoded by the coding sequence ATGACATCTGCCAGACATAATATTATCCCTTTGATCGAATCTTATTACCATACATTTACACCCCTTGAACGAACCATTGGGGATTTTTTTATCCATAATACAGAGGAACAGGATTTTTCTTCACGTACCATCGCTTCACAGCTTTTCGTATCTGAGGCATCTCTGTCACGTTTCGCGCAGAAATGTGGCTTTCACGGATACCGGGAATTTATCTATGAATACAAGCAGATCCTGAAACCGGATGAAGAGGAAACGGTTTCTGATTTCGATATTCAGGAATTCAATACTTACCAGGAACTTCTGAACAAGAGCAACGCGCTTCTGGACAACAGTCAGATCACCCGGATCGTGAATCTTCTGGTTTCCATGCCACGAGTATATGTGTACGGGCGAGGCAGTTCCGGGCTGGTGGCACAGGAGATGCAGCTGCGTTTCATGCGTATCGGATTGAATATTGAAGCAGTTACAGACAGCCACGTGATGAAGATGAATTCTGTTATTCTGGGAAAAGACTGCCTGGTTATTGCCATCAGTGTCAGCGGCGAAACTGCAGAGATCATTTCTTCTCTTCGTGCTGCGAAAAAGCAGGGCGCCTGTACTATTCTTATGACTGCCAGACAGGACAAAGGATACCAGGAATTCTGCGATGAAACCCTGATCTTCGCCAGTAAAGAACATCTGGAGCGTGGGAACATCATTTCTCCGCAGTTTCCTATCCTGCTGATGCTGGATGTTCTGTATTCCCGTTATCTGCAGATTGACAGGCAGAAAAAAGAAGCGCTGCATGAATATACCATACAGTCGCTTCTTCAGTCCTGA
- a CDS encoding alpha/beta hydrolase, whose product MKTVLHALSYGNIEVDSSRKLADLKQLDATRIFLKKLDARVYNGDHEVPVRLYFPTEEAMEAGIAEGTTFPVLLFFHGGGWVTESVENYDRVCSRMAQATAHIVVSVEYRLAPEHKFPIPLEDCYAAAKALYTNQLILHTDPEKITIIGDSAGGNLTAAVCLMARDRGEFTPRRQILIYPAVGNCYTEESPYRSVHENGSDYLLTAVKMEDYLNLYQRTEEDRKNPYFSPLQEKDLKDLPETLILTAEYDPLRDEGEVYGRKLEAAGNRVEVHRIRGAFHGFFALGIKFLHVQESFRFINGFLNDSYLRNNILASSETK is encoded by the coding sequence ATGAAAACTGTTTTACACGCACTTTCTTATGGAAATATAGAGGTGGATTCTTCCAGAAAACTGGCTGATCTTAAGCAGTTGGATGCAACCCGGATTTTTTTGAAAAAGCTGGATGCCAGGGTATATAATGGAGATCATGAAGTACCTGTACGCCTGTATTTCCCCACAGAAGAAGCCATGGAGGCAGGAATTGCAGAGGGAACTACCTTTCCTGTACTTCTGTTTTTCCATGGAGGCGGATGGGTGACAGAGAGTGTGGAAAATTATGACCGTGTGTGTTCCAGAATGGCACAGGCTACCGCCCATATCGTAGTATCTGTGGAATACAGACTGGCACCGGAGCATAAATTTCCGATACCGCTGGAAGACTGTTATGCAGCTGCGAAAGCACTTTATACCAACCAGCTGATCCTTCATACAGATCCGGAGAAGATTACGATCATCGGTGACAGTGCAGGTGGAAATCTCACAGCAGCAGTATGCCTGATGGCCAGAGACAGGGGAGAATTTACCCCCAGACGACAGATCCTGATCTATCCGGCAGTAGGAAACTGCTATACAGAAGAATCTCCTTACAGATCGGTGCATGAGAATGGCAGTGATTATCTGCTTACAGCAGTAAAAATGGAAGATTATCTGAACCTTTATCAGAGAACAGAGGAAGACAGAAAGAATCCGTATTTCTCTCCACTTCAGGAAAAAGATCTAAAGGATCTGCCGGAAACGCTGATCCTGACAGCGGAGTATGATCCTCTCAGAGATGAAGGAGAAGTATACGGGAGGAAGCTGGAAGCAGCAGGAAACAGGGTGGAGGTACACCGGATCCGCGGTGCATTTCATGGATTTTTTGCATTGGGGATTAAATTTCTGCATGTGCAGGAGAGTTTCAGATTTATCAATGGATTTCTGAATGACAGTTATTTACGAAACAATATACTGGCTTCTTCAGAAACGAAATAA
- the nagA gene encoding N-acetylglucosamine-6-phosphate deacetylase codes for MIITNGKVFQEDGSYKVMDLYVENGRLVSSPEEVTDKTQLDAAGLKVLPGLVDIHSHGAKRHDFSDADTGGLKVILQYEKSQGVTSYCPTSMTLPKEELLAIFQTAADVEQDDTCAHIVGINMEGPFLDPAKKGAHVEGYIRKPDVEFFRECNKAANGMIKVVTLAPNMEGAEEFIKELHDEVVISLGHTGADYDCAAKAMKEGALHVTHLYNAMNPMGHRAPGMIGAAADNEECMVELIGDGIHIHPVTVRNTFRLFGPERVVLISDSMMATGMENGTYELGGQEVTMKDRKATLADGTIAGSATNLFECMKCVISMGVPEGEAILAATRNPAKSIGIYEETGSLTPGKRADIVLADDNLNIVKVL; via the coding sequence ATGATTATCACAAATGGTAAGGTCTTCCAGGAAGACGGAAGTTATAAAGTAATGGATCTGTATGTGGAGAACGGCAGACTGGTATCTTCACCGGAAGAAGTAACGGACAAAACACAGCTTGATGCAGCAGGGCTTAAAGTTCTTCCGGGACTGGTGGATATCCACAGCCACGGTGCGAAGAGACATGATTTCTCAGATGCAGACACTGGCGGACTGAAAGTGATCCTTCAGTATGAGAAATCACAGGGCGTGACTTCCTACTGCCCTACATCCATGACTCTTCCGAAAGAAGAACTTCTGGCTATTTTCCAGACAGCAGCAGATGTAGAACAGGATGACACCTGTGCCCATATCGTAGGTATCAATATGGAGGGACCTTTCCTGGATCCTGCGAAAAAAGGCGCTCATGTGGAAGGATATATCCGCAAACCGGATGTAGAATTTTTCCGCGAATGCAATAAGGCAGCCAATGGCATGATAAAAGTAGTAACTCTGGCTCCCAACATGGAGGGCGCAGAAGAATTTATCAAAGAACTGCACGACGAAGTAGTGATCTCCCTGGGGCATACAGGTGCTGATTATGACTGCGCGGCGAAAGCCATGAAAGAGGGTGCTCTTCATGTAACCCATCTTTATAATGCCATGAATCCTATGGGACACCGTGCACCGGGAATGATCGGTGCAGCAGCAGACAATGAAGAATGTATGGTGGAACTGATCGGTGACGGAATCCATATCCATCCGGTCACAGTCCGCAACACATTCCGCCTGTTCGGACCGGAGAGAGTGGTTCTCATCAGTGATTCCATGATGGCCACAGGTATGGAAAACGGTACCTATGAACTGGGCGGACAGGAAGTAACCATGAAAGACCGTAAGGCTACTCTGGCAGACGGAACCATCGCAGGCTCTGCTACCAATCTTTTCGAGTGCATGAAGTGTGTGATCTCCATGGGAGTTCCGGAAGGGGAAGCAATCCTGGCAGCTACCAGAAACCCGGCGAAGAGCATCGGTATTTATGAGGAAACAGGTTCTCTTACACCTGGAAAAAGAGCAGATATCGTGCTTGCAGACGATAATCTGAATATTGTAAAAGTCCTTTAA
- a CDS encoding beta-N-acetylhexosaminidase, producing MKIKFQGTAQDIAQIEEGTCLMLQDSVLHSCLSGKDSMTAELKVTFTDAPDLTVKRTGTQAEITCQKPSHYYRGLTWLLHNLDQETYEKRETAYFPRNGLMLDCSRNSVFTVEKVKSMIRILARMGMNVLMLYTEDTYEVKDEPYFGAYRGRYSAAEIREMDDYAQKFGVELVPCIQTLAHLHNALKWPGGEKIKDTADILQVGKEETYQFIERMLKSVKEAFHTDRVHLGMDEAVQLGLGNYLQENGYKKSSTLIREHCDRVLAICKKLDLKPMMWSDMYITSNTGGGYYEVPENADCSTWEKPDPDLGMVYWDYYNADPKVYEKMLRVHEQLSPNTVFAGGCWIWNGIAPNYSRSYVCTKAALQVCKKYQVQEVLCTAWQDNGTETPVDTILPGAALFAHLGFHKDFDQKALEEEFANATGGNLENFLKLDRFDRLFLGEKDNLASENPSKYLLYQDALLGIFDYHLQGKDAAGYYRRLAQELEGCVLEAGCYTRLFAYYHCLAQVLSEKADLGVKIKAAYDAHDLSTLQSISEEKIPHIITQMWKLKDLREDLWMEDGKPFGYELIDLRLGGVLTRLESCSRRLEKYMQGALPKLEELEGERLPYFGEGETAIENRWQRAISGADLTDTI from the coding sequence ATGAAAATAAAATTTCAGGGAACTGCGCAGGACATTGCACAGATCGAAGAAGGAACCTGCCTGATGCTGCAGGACTCGGTTCTTCACAGCTGCCTGTCAGGGAAAGACAGCATGACAGCAGAACTGAAAGTAACCTTTACAGACGCTCCGGATCTTACTGTAAAGAGAACCGGCACACAGGCAGAGATCACCTGCCAGAAACCGTCCCATTATTACCGTGGACTTACCTGGCTTCTGCACAATCTGGATCAGGAAACATATGAAAAAAGGGAAACTGCGTATTTCCCACGAAACGGTCTGATGCTGGACTGCTCCCGCAACAGCGTCTTCACTGTGGAGAAAGTGAAATCCATGATCCGCATCCTGGCACGCATGGGAATGAATGTGCTGATGCTTTACACAGAGGACACTTACGAGGTAAAAGACGAACCGTATTTCGGAGCTTACAGAGGCAGATACAGCGCAGCGGAAATCCGTGAAATGGATGATTATGCGCAGAAATTCGGAGTAGAACTGGTTCCCTGTATCCAGACTCTGGCCCATCTCCACAATGCCCTGAAATGGCCTGGTGGGGAGAAGATCAAAGACACTGCCGACATCCTTCAGGTAGGAAAGGAAGAAACCTATCAGTTCATCGAAAGGATGCTGAAATCTGTAAAAGAAGCTTTTCATACTGATCGCGTTCATCTGGGAATGGATGAGGCAGTGCAGCTTGGACTGGGAAATTATCTGCAGGAAAACGGATACAAAAAGAGTTCCACGCTGATCCGGGAACACTGTGACAGAGTACTGGCAATCTGTAAAAAACTTGACCTGAAACCAATGATGTGGAGCGATATGTACATCACATCCAACACAGGCGGCGGATACTATGAAGTACCGGAAAATGCAGACTGCAGTACTTGGGAAAAACCAGATCCGGATCTTGGAATGGTGTACTGGGATTACTACAATGCAGATCCGAAAGTGTACGAAAAAATGCTCCGGGTTCATGAACAGCTTTCTCCAAACACCGTTTTCGCCGGAGGCTGCTGGATCTGGAATGGCATTGCGCCAAACTATTCCAGAAGCTACGTATGTACGAAAGCAGCACTGCAGGTATGTAAGAAATACCAGGTACAGGAAGTACTTTGCACTGCATGGCAGGACAATGGTACAGAGACACCGGTGGACACCATTCTTCCGGGTGCAGCTCTGTTTGCACATCTGGGATTTCATAAAGATTTCGACCAGAAAGCTCTGGAAGAGGAATTTGCCAATGCCACAGGTGGAAATCTGGAGAACTTCCTGAAACTGGATCGTTTTGACCGGCTGTTTCTGGGAGAGAAGGACAATCTGGCATCCGAGAATCCTTCGAAATATCTCCTGTATCAGGATGCACTTCTGGGAATTTTTGACTATCATCTGCAGGGAAAAGATGCTGCAGGATACTACCGGAGACTGGCACAGGAACTGGAAGGCTGTGTGCTGGAAGCAGGCTGCTACACCAGGTTATTTGCCTATTACCACTGTCTGGCACAGGTGCTCTCCGAGAAAGCAGATCTGGGAGTAAAGATCAAAGCTGCCTATGATGCACATGATCTGTCCACATTGCAGAGCATCAGTGAGGAAAAAATCCCACATATCATCACTCAGATGTGGAAACTGAAAGATCTCAGAGAGGATCTGTGGATGGAAGACGGGAAACCATTCGGATACGAACTCATCGATCTTCGTCTGGGTGGGGTGCTCACACGCCTTGAAAGCTGCAGCCGAAGACTGGAGAAATATATGCAGGGAGCTCTTCCGAAACTGGAAGAATTGGAAGGGGAAAGACTTCCCTATTTCGGCGAAGGAGAAACAGCTATCGAAAACAGATGGCAGAGAGCCATCAGCGGAGCTGATCTGACAGATACCATCTGA
- the nagB gene encoding glucosamine-6-phosphate deaminase produces MTIYEGKDYQDVSRKAANIMSAQIIMKPRAVLGLATGSTPVGMYKQLIEWYKKGDLDFSQVTSVNLDEYKGLSGDNDQSYRYFMNHNLFDHVNIDKARTYVPNGLEEDSEKACAEYNEIIRSVGGIDMQLLGIGGNGHIGFNEPGEAFEKETHCVNLTESTIKANARFFENMDEVPKQAYTMGIKSIMSAKKILLIATGAAKADALYKSLYGPITPNVPASILQLHPDVTVVADEEALSLIRAKGL; encoded by the coding sequence ATGACTATTTATGAAGGAAAAGATTATCAGGATGTAAGCAGAAAAGCAGCCAATATCATGTCTGCACAGATCATTATGAAACCAAGAGCAGTTCTGGGACTGGCTACAGGTTCCACACCGGTGGGAATGTACAAACAGCTCATCGAATGGTATAAAAAAGGTGACCTGGATTTCTCACAGGTTACCTCTGTAAACCTGGATGAGTACAAAGGTTTATCCGGAGACAACGACCAGAGTTACCGATACTTTATGAACCATAACCTGTTCGATCATGTAAATATTGATAAAGCCAGAACCTACGTCCCCAATGGCCTGGAAGAAGACAGTGAAAAAGCCTGCGCAGAATACAACGAAATCATCCGCAGTGTAGGCGGCATTGACATGCAGCTTCTGGGAATTGGTGGTAACGGACACATTGGTTTCAACGAACCAGGAGAAGCATTTGAAAAAGAAACCCACTGTGTAAATCTGACAGAAAGCACCATCAAAGCCAATGCCAGATTCTTCGAAAACATGGACGAAGTGCCGAAACAGGCGTATACTATGGGTATCAAAAGTATTATGTCAGCAAAAAAGATCCTTCTGATCGCCACAGGTGCAGCGAAAGCAGATGCTCTTTATAAATCCCTGTATGGACCGATCACTCCGAATGTTCCTGCATCTATCCTGCAGCTCCATCCGGATGTAACCGTAGTGGCAGACGAAGAAGCATTAAGCCTGATCAGAGCGAAGGGGCTGTAA